In Argopecten irradians isolate NY chromosome 11, Ai_NY, whole genome shotgun sequence, one DNA window encodes the following:
- the LOC138334351 gene encoding spore coat assembly protein ExsA-like, with product MEWMDNNVYPKNIKEWMDNDMYPENIKEWMDNDVYPCNIKECMDNDVYPGNIKEWMDNDVYPENIKEWMDNDVYPKNIKECMDNDVYPQNTKEWMDNDVYPGNIKEWMDNDVYPGNIKEWMDNDVYPGNIKEWMDNDVYPGNIKEWMDNDVYPGNIKEWMDNDLYPQNIKEWMDNDVYPGNIKEWMDNDVYPGNIKEWMDNDVYPKNIKEWMDNDVYPGNTKERMDNDVYPGNIKEWMDNDVYPGNIKE from the coding sequence ATGGAATGGATGGACAATAATGTGTATCCCAAAAACATCAAGGAATGGATGGACAATGATATGTATCCCGAAAACATCAAGGAATGGATGGACAATGATGTGTATCCTTGTAACATCAAGGAATGCATGGACAATGATGTGTATCCCGGTAACATCAAGGAATGGATGGACAATGATGTGTATCCCGAAAACATCAAGGAATGGATGGACAATGATGTGTATCCCAAAAACATCAAGGAATGCATGGACAATGATGTGTATCCCCAAAACACCAAGGAATGGATGGACAATGATGTGTATCCCGGTAACATCAAGGAGTGGATGGACAACGATGTGTATCCTGGTAACATCAAGGAATGGATGGACAATGATGTTTATCCCGGAAACATCAAGGAATGGATGGACAATGATGTGTATCCCGGTAACATCAAGGAATGGATGGACAATGATGTGTATCCCGGTAACATCAAGGAATGGATGGACAATGATCTGTATCCCCAAAACATCAAGGAATGGATGGACAATGATGTGTATCCTGGTAACATCAAGGAATGGATGGACAATGATGTGTATCCCGGTAACATCAAGGAATGGATGGACAATGATGTGTATCCCAAAAACATCAAGGAATGGATGGACAATGATGTGTATCCCGGTAACACCAAGGAAAGGATGGACAATGATGTGTATCCCGGTAACATCAAGGAATGGATGGACAATGATGTGTATCCCGGTAACATCAAGGAATAA